TATATAAGTAGGGTGTGAAGAGAATACGGGATGAACAAAGTGGTTTGTAAGGTGGCAATAGACGCACCCTTTGTTATTTTATGCCTAAAAATTTGTAGTTTCGGTACGGCTACATGAGGTTAGAACATCACTCATGGAGTTGCATATTCACCAAACTGCAAGTTCTGAAAGTAACTGGCTATTTTGGCGCATGCAAAGAGATAGTAAAGTTCATCAGATCTGTGAGGATTGCTATTCAACATGTTTCTGGTAACAATAATCCCTGTTGGGAACTACTTATTATGTTACACGATTTTAGGAATATAGACCAAATTTTCTTGGACCCGGTAACTGCTAATTATGTGTGATCAAATGAATATTATGACGAAAATTGAATTGTAATATTGCTGGGAATGGAGGTTAAGGCTAGGTACGTTCCTAATTTATTTTCTTGTTTGTTTTTGGAACTAGTTTTCTGAATTTGGACTATATATAGTTTGAACTTTGAAGTGTCTTTTTACTTGAGAGAACTACGACCAAACGAATAATGTTTCAGCTCGTAGTTTGTTTCAACATATACACAAGATTTGACCGAAGGATGTTCACTGGAGTTTTGGTGATATTTAATTACTTTTAGATTGTCCGACTCTTTTTACTGGATTGAGATTGTAAAGTCATTGTTATTTTCTAACCCAGATAGAGATTGTAAAATCATGACGATATACAAGATAATACATAGATCGATGCTATCGAAATCGTTAGTGACTTAGTGTAATTCAGTTCCTACTTCCTAAATCAAGCAGGAAAATTGTGAAATTCATAACCCTAGCCCCGTAACCCCCCAAAACCCTAAAAGGACATGTTGGAACTCAGACTTCAAGCATCGATCCTCAAGAAAATTGTGGTTTTCATCCACAATATGAATAATGGCCGCCACAACCATTGCTCGGCAACCGAGCTCGTCGATATCTTGAAAAGGACAACCGAGTATTTCGATTGCATCCCAACCGAGATCTTCCTCCAAGCCTTGGATCCCAGCAATAAATCTCTGGTGGACTTGCGGCTCAGACCTGACGCCTTCAAGCACTACCGCTGCGATCCGCCCATCTCCCTTGAAATCGTCCCTAAAAACATGGCCGACATCCTCGACTTCGCCGCAAACGAAAACGGACGTTGTCAAAGTGACACTAGTTTTTACTATGCCATGAAGTTTAGGGGGGTGTATTGTATATGGAATTAGTGGAAGTTTTAAAAAAGTCTATGAAATTTGAAAGTCTAGGTGTATTCAATACAGACTTTTAAAAATCAATTAAAGTCTAGGTGTATTCAACTAGATTTTAAAAAATCATTATGAATTCCACCAAAGTTCAGGGGTAATCAATTAAGACTTTTTAAAATAAATAGAAGTTTAGATGTATTCAAAATATCATTCATACTTATGGAATTAATAACTCATGGATAATTGTGGACTTTGTAGTGTAAATTACACACACCAAACTCCAATATTTTTTCATTCACTAGAGCAAAGATTTGAAAAAATCTACGATAGACTTTCTCTTTACATGTGAATAGGTTGATCCTACGATACATCATCTTTTTTCTTTTCTTTTTTAATATTTTGTGCTATCAACGTTCTATTATACCTATTCTTTTAAATATTTTTTGAATGTTAACGTTTTGTTGTCTTTCAATTATAATACTTGGAACCCTCAATAACCTAAATATTATTTACTAACTCTTGATATTAGAACCACATGATCATATATTATTATATTTGCGTACATGAATTAAACTTGTGATCTAATGTCCCACTTTAGAAAATGTGTCTTTGGTTTACGTACAAGTATGCGTGTTGTTAAGTTAATATAATCTTTTTCGTTACCTATATTTATGTATTTCAATTAAATATTACAACTGTATGCATCGAAATTAGATAAATGAGCACTAAACTTATAATCGGTGTTATTATGTGTTTGTCATTGCATATTTATTTATTTTTTCTTTCAACTAACTCTGTAAGTATTGAGAAATCTACAGAAGTCATTTATATGAAATCTGTAGATTTCAGAAATCAATGAAAGTCTGTGAATAAAAATCGATGGTTTTAAGAAATCAGTGAAAGTCTATGAACTTTTTAAAGAGTCTGTAGACTTTTTCAAAAAGTCAGTTGATTAAAATAAGTCTGTATGAATCCAAATACAATACACCCCCTTTAATTAGGAAACTTAACAAGGATGATTACCTCGATATTCCAATACAATACCAAGAAACCGTTGAGACGCCCTCGGCTAGGTTTGTCAGGATAATCAAAAGCTTGATTGGCGATGGATGTCATCCTGGTAATGTTACGATCTCTGTGACCAATGAAGGGGCCGGGTCAAGTTCTGTAGAATCTGTCGCAGTCTTGAATGCAGGCAAGAGAATAGAAGCAGGTGTAATTTTGGTGTGGATGACAAGGCTGAAGAAGGAGAAGAAGTAACAGTTATAGAAATGATCATGAAAGAGCCGGTTTCGGTGGAATATGAGCTGAACTACTTTGAGATGTTTACAGAAGTGAGCCCAGTGTCAGACATAGTTAAGATTAACTTGTGCGCGGAGTTTCCAGTTATGGTGGAGTACAAGATTGCAAAGAGGAGTTGGTTTAGGTTCTACTTGGCTCCTATACCCAAGGACGAGGACGGACCAACAGAGCCACGGAGGGCGTCCCCGGCCAGATAGGTTAGAATTTTTTCTTCATAAATTAGACACTGCTTTAATTTGATTGAAAACAATTTACTTTTGGAGCAGTGCGTGTTTGAGCTACGTACTTGTTCATAACCCTAGAGACTTTTCTTGTCAAAAATATTAAGGGCGGTGATTTTACCATTTGATGACTTAAGTCATTCTGTTGTAGTTTCTGATAATAACCCTGAACCTAAAACATCAATCAAAACCCAATATTAACTTCCAGAAATTTCTTAGTTAGTTTTACATGCAAGACACATTCTTCTTAGAACATGTATGTGACACTCGCTGCTATCTAATGAGTTTTATAAATAATGTAGCATACGGTTTGCTTATTCACACGCAAAGCATAGCAATTTTGTTGTGTCTGACTTAGAATTTCTTTATTTGTTAATTACAATAAGTTGACAGTGAAGGGATATATAAACTGATCGGAAATTATAATTCCTGCCAACTTATATATTCTGATTCTCACACTAGTGGCCGGTTCAATCCAGACTAAATGGAGCTTGAGTTCAAGAAATGTACGTGGTAGAGTTTTAGGCTAAATACAGAAGCAAACAGATACAAGAAATAACGAAGTTTCTGAACGCACAAAAGAAGCTGCGACAATGGAGGATAGGAGCGGAGCTTTTATCTAAGGTTGTGAACACTTCCATGGCACTGATCGACGGAGGTAGGGCGGACCATTTGTCCTGGGCCAAAGTCACACTCATACTAGGACCGACGGGAATCACATGGTATATGGTGACGACCTGGCATGTGAAGAAGTCAAGTGCAGCTTCGGACTTCATATGGTTGTCGATGTAGATATTGATCAGTCTGGTGTCTCTGAATGTTAGGTTTTTCTCTTCGGCGAAATAGAGCACAACATAAGCTGATTGTGGAGTCGGTGTTTGTGAGATATCAACGGACAAGGTTATGTTAGTGAAGCTCTTTGCTTCGACGGAGTGCTTGGTCACCTCACGAGGAGGATCATTTTCTGTCGAGGAATCCGAATCAGTAGCTGTTACCTCACAGTTTGGTGGAGTTTCTCCACGAGTCCATATCCGGTTGTACCGTTCATCTGGTGAAGTCCCAGCTGTGTACCTGTACTAAACAAAGTAAGACCTAACAGCTACGGTACAAGTAAATCGATAATGCTAAGTAAATCATATTTAGGGTTTTACCTTACTTCATCTCCACCGAAGTTTACCCTAGTTGCTAGATTGAAAGTGTGACTACTTTCCATCCTATAGTACAAATAATGATTAACCGGAGGCTCCAGTGGAACAACCTCTATGGAAGATATGAAAGGCACCCCTCCGTCCTTAACTCGAACAACGCACAGGCTAATATGATCTGATCGAGCCTCATATATGGCTTCACGATATACTGGGTCTTCTATCATCGACGTTTTGACCGTTGTCATCCATTTCTTCCCGTCGAGATGAAGCTCAAACGTTGGAGGGCTAGAGAGACCATCATAGTTGCCATAAAAGAACCCTGCACGAATCAAGTAGCGCACCTTCTTTTTATAGACCTTCAAGTCGTAACAATTTTGTTGTCCTGTAGGGAAGAACCGAAGGGTGTTCATCTCGTCAAGTTTTTGCTTTGCTGAGATATGTACCTTGATGCCTGATTTGATTAAATCGTTGTCTGTGTCCCATTGGAGTAAGGTGTTGGCGTCCACGCGTGGAGTGTCGCTCCCACAGTCTATGTTAAACCATCCGGTCGTGCCTGGAAGAAGTGGATCAAAAAATTAGTGGAGGCTAGCTGACTTTGAGTTTAACAGATTGAAAGAAATTAAAAGGATAGCAGGCGGGTTGTTACTCTGAGAAGAAGAGCTGAAAACATGAAACCCTAGGAGCAGCACCGTCGCCCAGAATTTTATCTTCATAGCGATCATGTTAATAGAGCTGAACATTCAGATAGAGAAAAATGAAGGTGTTATGTTTGTGATCGATGTTTGACTTGATTTAATAGAAGAAATTTTAACCCGCCATCGATATCTCCATCCATTTCACCCTTCATTTCCATCGACCATGTTTTATATTAGTAGAACACTGCTAAGAAATCACCATTGTCAACTAGGACGAGCAAACACTATATATGGACAAGGAATATAGTGAAGACAATTAGATACAACAAACCATTTTCCTCGAATTGATAGATGGTATTGGAATAAAACTATCGGAATGAAAGTATCAGACACAAAGTAAACGAGGCCCTAGTTAAGCAAATTAAAGAATAAGATATATTATTGAGCAATTGATGTCTGTTGATTCTGTTCTGCACCAGATTGCAAATGTCTTCACCTTAATCATGAAAGGCAATATATATAAGCTCGACCAATTGATGGAAAAGAAAAAGAAAAAACAAATAATTGAAGGCATCCAATTAAAAATCTTATATATATCTTCTCTGTTCTTACAACTGGTGCATGGTCGTAAAGAGAATCTACTACACTACACTACAAGATTCTATCCTGAATTTCAAGTAATCCAAAGCTTAATCCAAAGCTTTTCCTTTTTTTACATTTTACTAACAAAACAAGGAAATATATTAATTATAACTAATAAGAACTTAGAAGTGTGAAGAAATGGATTCTTTTGATTTAAGAGTTACAACTTACAAGTTATTCATCGATAGATCGTAGACATGAATAGTCAAGAACAATATGGAGGACTGTTATGTCGAAGACTATTAGGCTAAAAAGAGAATCAACTCAAACAAGTACAAGAAATTATGAAGTTAATGCATACACAAAAGAAGCTACATTGGAGTAGAGGATGATGGGTCAGTCCCTCCTTAATTGGAGGTTGAAATTCATGTGGTGTTTTACTGCATGAGGAAAACATTGGTTGCTATTGCCTTCATGACCCATTCAATAAAAGAAGGCTAGTTGATATAAGAATAACAAAGTGGGTGTAGTATATTTTGAAAGGTAAGAAACAAAGCTACAATTCTAGGATGGTGGTGGCAGCAATTCTTGACAATGGGAGGAGACATGCATCGATGAGCATGCAAGCATGAATCATGGAAGAAACTTGACATTGCATGGCATTGCATGTTACGTAGATGAGATATGCATGGAGCTAATTGCCTATATAAAGGCATGAAAGAATGTAGCAAACCAACCAAGGCAGAGTCACAAACAAAATAGAGAGAGTTTGTGAAAGTTGTAGTGTGATCCTCACTTGAGTGATTAGTGAGAAGAAAATTCCTCTTGAGAGAGAGAGGTGTGTTACCGCTTTAGTTAGTCTAGAGTGAGTGTTTCTTATAATCCCATTATTAGTATAATGGAAGAAAGTACTACTGCTGCCCCGAGGACGTAGGTATATTGCCGAACCTCGTTAAATATTGTGTCTTCTTTTTGTTGCTATTTCCGTAAATCACACGAGGGGTGGAAAAATTAGATCCTGGGATAACCAATTATCCGTCGGCCTTGTATTAGGTAGCCACTTCTTTTCCCAACAGACGAGCTGAGCTTTTATCTACTCTAGTGAACACTTCCATGGCACTGATCATCGCAGGCAGGTTAGACTTACTATCCGCGGCCAATGTCCCATTGATTGTAGGACCTATGGCAATCACAGGGTAGATGGTGACCACCTTGCACTTGAGGAATTCTAGTGTCACTTTCGACTTCATCTGGCCGTCGATGTAGACCTGAAGTATTATGATGTCGCCGTACAAAGATGATCTATATAATAGTATCTAAATACTAAATGGTGGAGATGTGAAAATTTAATTGAAAAGTGAGTGTAAAGTGGAAATCCGCACCGTAAGAATAAATGCGGACATCCGCAGCTGAGAAACCCTATATATATAAATACATTGCTTGAAGAGATGTTTCCTATATATATATACAGCCCTTCTCGGCTGCGGACGTCCGCACCAATGGTTTTGGTGCGGATTTCCATTTTTGCACCACTTTTCGATCGAATTTCCTCACCTCCACCGTCTAGTATCTAGATAATATTGTGTAGATCATCTCTGTAAAATTTCAGCCAATTTGGTGATCGTTTAGGCCCTCAATATTGTGTTTTTCTGGTATAAACATGAACCAGACAGAATTCAGTCCGTTCATTTGTTTTTCGAGTTTGAGGGCCTTAACGATTACCAATTGGCTGAAATTTTGCAGAGATGNNNNNNNNNNNNNNNNNNNNNNNNNNNNNNNNNNNNNNNNNNNNNNNNNNNNNNNNNNNNNNNNNNNNNNNNNNNNNNNNNNNNNNNNNNNNNNNNNNNNNNNNNNNNNNNNNNNNNNNNNNNNNNNNNNNNNNNNNNNNNNNNNNNNNNNNNNNNNNNNNNNNNNNNNNNNNNNNNNNNNNNNNNNNNNNNNNNNNNNNNNNNNNNNNNNNNNNNNNNNNNNNNNNNNNNNNNNNNNNNNNNNNNNNNNNNNNNNNNNNNNNNNNNNNNNNNNNNNNNNNNNNNNNNNNNNNNNNNNNNNNNNNNNNNNNNNNNNNNNNNNNNNNNNNNNNNNNNNNNNNNNNNNNNNNNNNNNNNNNNNNNNNNNNNNNNNNNNNNNNNNNNNNNNNNNNNNNNNTATATATATATATATATATATATATATATATATATAAATGAATTGCTTGAAGAGATGTTTCCTATATGCCAAGGTAACGTACGCTGTGTACTTTCTGATGTTCAAAATAGCCTTAATATTTGTGTACTGGTATACATAATATGAGGAAAAGAAAATTACCTTACTTCATCACCACTCCGGTTTACCCTAGAGACTAGATTGAAACTGTAACTACTCTCCGCGCCGTCTGAGGGTACAATGGAACAACTTCTAATGAAGAAATAAAAGGCACACCTCCATCCTTTACTTGCACAACACACAATCTAATATGACCTGACCCTCGAGTCTTATATATGGCTTCATTGTATGTTGGCTCTCCGGTCAGTGATGTTTTCACTATTGCCCCTTTTTTACCATCGATATGAAGATCAAAGGTCGGAGGGCTTGAGAGACCCTCATAGTTGCCATAGCAGAACCCTACACGGATTAGATAGCGTACAGTTTTCTTATCAACCTTCAAAGTATAACAATTTTGTTTTTCCTTGGGGAATGAACGAAGGGTGTTCATCTCATCAAGCTGTTGCTTTTGTGAGACAAATTTGTTGACCTTGTCTGTACGTGTCCCATGCAAGTAAGGTGCGTGTCCCATGCAAGTAAGGTGTTGGTATCCAAACGTTCAACATCACTTCCGCAGTCGATGTTTAACCATCAGAGTGTGCCTAGAACAAGACCAAATATAAGAAACACCTTTACTCTTAATTTCCCTAATGTTTTTATTTTTGTTTTTGTAGAATCATTTGTTCGGTTCCGAAATTCAGTATATTTCGGTTC
Above is a window of Fragaria vesca subsp. vesca linkage group LG7, FraVesHawaii_1.0, whole genome shotgun sequence DNA encoding:
- the LOC101310654 gene encoding probable LRR receptor-like serine/threonine-protein kinase MEE39-like codes for the protein MKSKVTLEFLKCKVVTIYPVIAIGPTINGTLAADSTTGWFNIDCGSDTPRVDANTLLQWDTDNDLIKSGIKVHISAKQKLDEMNTLRFFPTGQQNCYDLKVYKKKVRYLIRAGFFYGNYDGLSSPPTFELHLDGKKWMTTVKTSMIEDPVYREAIYEARSDHISLCVVRVKDGGVPFISSIEVVPLEPPVNHYLYYRMESSHTFNLATRVNFGGDEVRYTAGTSPDERYNRIWTRGETPPNCEVTATDSDSSTENDPPREVTKHSVEAKSFTNITLSVDISQTPTPQSAYVVLYFAEEKNLTFRDTRLINIYIDNHMKSEAALDFFTCQVVTIYHVIPVGPSMSVTLAQDKWSALPPSISAMEVFTTLDKSSAPILHCRSFFCAFRNFVISCICLLLYLA
- the LOC101310362 gene encoding proliferating cell nuclear antigen-like, which gives rise to MLELRLQASILKKIVVFIHNMNNGRHNHCSATELVDILKRTTEYFDCIPTEIFLQALDPSNKSLVDLRLRPDAFKHYRCDPPISLEIVPKNMADILDFAANENGRCQSDTSFYYAMKQENRSRCNFGVDDKAEEGEEVTVIEMIMKEPVSVEYELNYFEMFTEVSPVSDIVKINLCAEFPVMVEYKIAKRSWFRFYLAPIPKDEDGPTEPRRASPAR